Proteins encoded in a region of the Bacillus sp. T3 genome:
- a CDS encoding iron-sulfur cluster assembly accessory protein translates to MEQIITITEAAALQIKDMMKQNDEDGAFLRVGVQGGGCSGLSYGMGFDHEISDTDTKLEQHGITVLIDAESEPILKGTVIDFKESMMGGGFTIDNPNAIASCGCGSSFRTATNEGKPEEC, encoded by the coding sequence TTCAAATTAAAGATATGATGAAACAAAATGATGAGGACGGAGCGTTTTTACGTGTTGGAGTTCAAGGCGGAGGCTGTAGCGGTCTTTCTTATGGAATGGGATTTGATCATGAAATAAGCGATACAGATACGAAGCTGGAACAACATGGCATCACTGTTCTCATTGATGCAGAAAGCGAGCCTATTCTCAAAGGCACAGTGATTGATTTTAAAGAATCAATGATGGGTGGCGGCTTCACGATCGATAACCCAAATGCCATTGCATCTTGCGGATGTGGATCATCGTTCCGTACAGCAACAAACGAAGGTAAACCTGAAGAGTGTTAA
- a CDS encoding NAD(P)/FAD-dependent oxidoreductase: protein MKEDQQVYDITIIGGGPIGLFTAFYGGMRQASVKVIESLPQLGGQLAALYPEKYIYDVAGFPKVRAQELVNNLKEQITKFKPTVVLEQAVEKVEKQENGTFKLTTDKEVHFTKTVIITAGNGAFQPRRLELESAAQYEAKNLHYFIDDLNQFAGKKVVVFGGGDSAVDWTLMLEPIAEKVTIIHRRDKFRAHEHSVENLQNSNTDVKTPFVPADLIGNEAGIKQVVIKNVNDEKLENIDVDAVIVNYGFVSSLGPIKEWGLKIEKNSIVVNSKMETNIPGIFAAGDICTYDGKVKLIACGFGEAPIAVSMAKHYIDPKSKIQPMHSSSMFK, encoded by the coding sequence GTGAAGGAAGATCAGCAAGTTTATGACATTACCATCATTGGCGGGGGTCCAATTGGATTGTTCACCGCTTTCTATGGTGGAATGAGACAGGCAAGTGTGAAGGTTATTGAAAGCTTACCACAACTTGGCGGTCAATTAGCCGCGCTTTATCCCGAAAAATACATATATGATGTAGCAGGCTTTCCTAAGGTTCGGGCACAAGAGCTTGTAAACAACCTAAAAGAGCAAATAACTAAATTTAAGCCAACTGTTGTACTTGAGCAAGCCGTTGAAAAAGTAGAAAAACAAGAAAATGGCACGTTTAAATTAACAACCGACAAAGAAGTGCATTTTACAAAAACTGTCATTATTACAGCTGGGAACGGCGCCTTCCAGCCACGTCGCTTAGAATTAGAAAGTGCGGCTCAATATGAAGCCAAAAATCTTCATTATTTTATTGATGATCTTAACCAATTCGCAGGTAAAAAGGTCGTAGTATTTGGTGGGGGCGACTCTGCAGTCGACTGGACCCTAATGTTAGAGCCAATTGCAGAGAAAGTAACCATCATTCATCGTCGCGATAAATTCAGAGCACACGAGCATAGTGTTGAAAACCTTCAAAACTCAAATACTGATGTTAAAACTCCTTTTGTTCCGGCAGATTTAATCGGAAATGAGGCCGGTATTAAGCAAGTCGTAATAAAAAATGTAAATGATGAGAAATTGGAAAATATTGATGTCGATGCCGTAATTGTCAACTACGGTTTTGTCTCTTCTTTAGGTCCAATTAAAGAATGGGGACTTAAAATTGAAAAAAACTCGATTGTCGTAAACTCTAAAATGGAAACAAACATCCCTGGCATTTTTGCAGCTGGCGATATTTGTACTTATGATGGAAAAGTTAAGCTGATTGCCTGTGGTTTTGGCGAGGCACCAATCGCGGTAAGCATGGCAAAACATTACATTGATCCAAAATCAAAAATCCAACCAATGCACAGTTCTTCAATGTTTAAATAA
- a CDS encoding YuiB family protein — MELTIVTLIISMLLFFVLFFGIGFLLNMLLKMTWIMAIVYPFIAIFIVDKVRFIEYFQNSKESFRELGGLLSSLAPADMMILSSGLAGAILAGFTIKVLRKKGYLMF; from the coding sequence ATGGAACTTACCATCGTTACGCTTATTATTTCAATGCTTTTGTTTTTTGTGCTGTTTTTTGGAATTGGCTTTTTGCTCAATATGCTATTAAAAATGACATGGATTATGGCAATTGTCTATCCATTTATTGCAATTTTCATAGTTGATAAGGTTCGGTTTATTGAATACTTTCAAAATAGTAAAGAGTCATTTCGTGAACTAGGTGGACTTTTGAGCAGTTTAGCTCCTGCGGATATGATGATTTTATCAAGTGGGTTAGCTGGGGCAATCTTAGCAGGATTTACAATTAAGGTACTACGCAAAAAAGGATATCTTATGTTTTAA
- a CDS encoding divergent PAP2 family protein — MEMLSNFPFWSAIASIFFAQFVKVPIQFLATRHINWSLLTSTGGMPSSHSAAVTALSTGVALEAGLNSPVFAVSALFAIITMFDATGVRRQAGEQAIVLNQLVADFHKIIFEAKNWTGKPEIEKRKELKELLGHKPIEVFFGGLTGIALTLLLYFLI; from the coding sequence ATGGAAATGCTCTCAAATTTCCCATTTTGGTCTGCGATCGCCTCAATCTTTTTTGCTCAGTTTGTCAAGGTTCCGATTCAATTTTTAGCAACCAGGCACATCAACTGGTCTTTATTAACGAGTACAGGCGGAATGCCGAGCTCACATTCTGCAGCCGTGACAGCCCTATCTACCGGTGTAGCTTTAGAAGCAGGATTGAATTCTCCTGTATTTGCCGTATCGGCTTTGTTTGCGATAATTACGATGTTTGATGCGACAGGTGTGCGGAGACAAGCTGGAGAGCAAGCAATTGTTTTAAACCAGCTAGTTGCCGATTTTCATAAAATTATTTTTGAAGCAAAAAACTGGACAGGCAAGCCCGAGATAGAGAAACGGAAAGAATTAAAAGAATTACTGGGACACAAACCCATTGAAGTATTTTTTGGTGGCCTAACTGGAATTGCACTAACCTTGTTGTTATATTTTTTAATTTGA
- a CDS encoding DedA family protein has protein sequence MDMDLILKVTENYGYLGLFLWLWLGIFGIPVPNEVIVMTIGFLSFERVLHPVIAFAVTYIGIISALTTCYVLGRFVGRPFLHFFEKRKRFSKKIDSSFRLIERYHAFSLSLSYFLPGFRNFVPFLYGVGRYSFKSFVIFSYSGALMWLAIMFSIGYWFNDKMETILIYGNELLFGIVSVVVILIIAKLIQRLRHKKINAIRGHGPHA, from the coding sequence ATGGATATGGATTTAATATTAAAAGTGACTGAGAATTATGGGTATCTTGGTCTTTTCTTATGGTTATGGCTTGGTATTTTCGGAATTCCTGTGCCAAACGAAGTAATTGTGATGACGATTGGCTTTCTTTCATTTGAAAGGGTGCTCCATCCTGTTATCGCCTTTGCCGTAACTTATATCGGGATCATATCTGCATTAACCACTTGTTACGTTCTGGGACGATTTGTCGGACGCCCGTTCTTACATTTTTTTGAAAAAAGGAAAAGGTTTTCCAAGAAAATCGATTCTTCTTTTAGGCTAATTGAACGCTACCATGCTTTTTCACTTTCACTTAGCTATTTCCTGCCTGGTTTTCGAAATTTTGTACCATTTTTATATGGAGTTGGCCGTTACTCTTTCAAATCGTTTGTGATTTTTTCGTATAGTGGAGCGCTCATGTGGTTGGCTATTATGTTCTCAATTGGATATTGGTTTAATGATAAGATGGAAACAATCCTTATCTATGGAAATGAACTGTTGTTTGGAATCGTGTCCGTCGTTGTTATTCTAATTATTGCTAAGCTAATCCAGCGATTACGTCATAAAAAAATCAATGCAATCAGAGGTCATGGACCTCACGCATAG
- a CDS encoding hotdog fold thioesterase, with protein MDLNETLIGALGIKITNLGQGTVTATMPVDERTRQPMGFLHGGASVALAETVASIGAYKLVDQEAEAVVGLEINANHIKGKRDGMVTAVGTLLHQGKTTMVWDIKITDEIGQTICISRCTIAIIKLKK; from the coding sequence ATGGACTTAAATGAGACACTGATTGGTGCACTAGGTATTAAAATTACAAACCTTGGTCAAGGCACTGTTACGGCAACCATGCCGGTTGATGAACGAACAAGACAACCAATGGGTTTCTTGCATGGAGGCGCATCCGTTGCGTTGGCTGAGACAGTTGCGAGTATTGGTGCTTACAAGCTAGTCGATCAAGAAGCTGAAGCGGTAGTGGGTCTTGAAATTAATGCAAACCATATCAAAGGAAAAAGGGATGGAATGGTTACAGCTGTTGGGACGCTATTACATCAAGGCAAAACAACAATGGTTTGGGATATAAAAATTACCGATGAAATTGGACAAACAATCTGTATTTCACGTTGCACTATTGCCATAATTAAATTAAAAAAATAA
- the kapD gene encoding 3'-5' exonuclease KapD, with translation MREDHQYLFIDFEFTMPERSERFKGFYPEIIEAGIVSVIGEHVNEQFSSFVTPVRFPILSERCKSFLHISQEQVDQGISFRDLVKKMMDFNSLYPTTIITWGNMDMRVLRHNCQRSGNVFPFNGKEVDLSMEYKRFFGDQNQTGLWKAVQEYGKEGTGKHHRALDDALTTYNIFKLVEKDKKYLEKPKPPTIGDRVDFSKLLNKFA, from the coding sequence ATGAGAGAGGACCATCAATATTTATTTATTGATTTTGAGTTTACTATGCCTGAAAGAAGTGAAAGATTTAAAGGGTTTTATCCGGAAATAATCGAGGCAGGAATCGTTTCTGTCATAGGCGAGCACGTTAATGAACAGTTTTCCTCATTTGTTACTCCTGTCCGCTTCCCTATTTTAAGTGAACGCTGCAAATCATTTCTACATATTTCTCAGGAGCAGGTTGATCAAGGAATTTCTTTTCGAGATCTTGTTAAGAAGATGATGGATTTCAATAGCCTATATCCAACCACTATTATTACGTGGGGGAACATGGATATGCGAGTGCTTCGTCATAATTGTCAGCGAAGCGGAAATGTGTTTCCGTTTAATGGTAAAGAAGTGGATTTATCGATGGAATATAAGCGCTTTTTTGGTGACCAAAATCAAACTGGACTGTGGAAAGCAGTTCAGGAGTATGGTAAAGAGGGTACTGGTAAACACCATCGCGCCTTGGATGATGCTTTAACTACCTATAATATTTTTAAATTAGTCGAAAAGGATAAGAAATATTTAGAAAAACCAAAACCACCAACAATTGGTGATCGAGTTGATTTTTCAAAGCTATTAAATAAATTCGCATAA
- a CDS encoding kinase-associated lipoprotein B has product MSELNVGDKVTAIYKTGKYIGEITDIRPQHYLVRTLAVAKHPMQGDLHHPKDADVGFFHQRRALAFREQANIPKQMVKPYEEVIPDYLESLKEALDKMKQELTEKATAWSQQSLTLIEELEQDYFKA; this is encoded by the coding sequence ATGAGTGAATTAAATGTTGGCGATAAAGTGACAGCCATCTATAAAACAGGAAAATATATAGGGGAAATTACCGACATTCGGCCTCAACACTATTTAGTCCGTACCCTAGCTGTTGCGAAGCACCCAATGCAAGGTGATCTACACCATCCAAAGGATGCGGATGTCGGTTTCTTTCACCAGCGTCGTGCACTTGCGTTTCGCGAGCAGGCCAATATTCCAAAACAAATGGTTAAACCTTACGAAGAAGTTATACCGGATTACTTAGAATCACTGAAGGAAGCGCTTGATAAAATGAAGCAGGAATTAACGGAGAAAGCGACAGCCTGGTCACAACAAAGCCTAACACTGATTGAAGAACTAGAGCAGGATTATTTTAAAGCGTAA